Genomic DNA from Leucobacter triazinivorans:
AAATCGGGGGCAGGGGCCCGGGTCCCTGCGTAGACAGTTCTCAAACCCCAAACCGAAGCTAGAGTCGTTGATTTCTCGCTGGAAAAGAGGGGTATACCGGGTGTCTCAGCGGGCCGAAAGCACCCCGATTCAGGACGTGCGAGGGCCTTGCGTGAGGAGGATCGGGAAACCTCAAACCTTTCTGAGTGCCGCCCAGGTGGACCAGCTCGTCGACGACTACCTCGGCGGCGCGACCGTCACCGATCTTGCCGTCAAATACGAGGTGCACCGCGCCACCGTCTCTCGCAACCTCACCGACAACGGCGTCGTGAGGCGATCGGCTGGGCTCCACGGAGGGGAGGCAGCCGAGGCCGTTCGACTGTTTCGGCAGGGCGAATCGCTTCGAGGGATCTCTCGCTCGATCGGAGCCAGCCGCGACTCGATCCGGAGGACATTGGAGCGCTACCAGGAGATTCCGCAGCTCACTCGCCGTCGCACCACCGAGCAGCTTTCTGAGGAGTCCGAGGATCAGATGTCACGAGTCGGTGAGGTTCACCTCGACGATGGGCCCTCCGCCGACTCCAGGCTCGAGAGTCATGACCGGTACGTACCGGTTGTCGCCACTTAGGTCGCCAGCCCATTCGTAAACGACGGTGCGCAAGGTGTTCAGGTAACGCCCGAGCAACACTCCGAGCCCGTACGGACCGTGGTAGGCGAGGTGGACCTCCGACCGCCCGAACGCAGAAGCGACCTCGCGAACCTTCGACATGAGAGCTCTGCTGAAGCATCCCGCTACCGACGGGTCGATGTGTCTGTCACCGGCACTCAACGCGACGGCAATGTCGAAGCCGGGCCCGTGCTCGATCAAATTTTGGAACGCAGCGTGATCAACTTGCGGAGACAACGTCACAAAGACTGCCACTCGGGACTTGGCGCTAGGCGAATCCGACTGAAGTAGCGTCTCGGTGCGGATCTGCGGGACCTCTCCACCCTCGCCGCTAGATGAGTGCCAGGTCTGGCCGCTGGCGTCGAGGACCTCGAGCTCATGGAACTCTGTCGACGGTAGCGCTGCCCCGAGTGCAAGCGCCACAGATAGGTGGGCTCCACCAGATACGGCAATCTTCTGTGCACCCGAAGCGTGGACCGCGTCCCCGAGGAGACCAAAAGTCTGTTGGAGGAGCATCAGTCCCTTGTGCTGCGGTAGACGCCCGTTTTCAGGGGCTTGCACGCGGATGTGCAGATCCTCTGTTCCCGCGTCGATCGCATAGCTTGCGGGCCTCGTTTGGATCTTGATTGTGAAGGGGCGTCCTTCCTGGCTGATTGTCGGCTTTCGCTCCTCGATCCGGTGCATAACGAGGTCCCTGATGATCTTGAGCTTGCCATCCGCTTGAAATACGTTGGTCTGCTTCTTGTCTGCAAGCACTCGTCTAGGTGCCAAGCGAAGTAGATGGTCTGGTGCTTCGTAATCGCACTTCGTTTCGTCTGCCGCTCGAGGGATGGCATTGGCTATGCATAGCGAGAATTCGCTTGCCTGGTCCAGCTCGAGGAGCCGAGGGAGTTCGCGTTCGCGAACAATCTCGCTGTCTGCGATGTCAGGGGTCGTGATAAGAACTGCACCTGACAGCCCCTGGGTGA
This window encodes:
- a CDS encoding SAVED domain-containing protein, translated to MTSTRKLIHIELSRDAHETIASSTAKALPNETGGILLGYRVGSDFTVTAALVVEGKRTSTSFVRDDVEANRLLAEFFEERAPTDPVGYIGEWHSHPAAVGPSSQDISSIRGIAKQHADPLILLVYSVGTPWNYSGQVARRRPLIQPKTTPADVSYPPSRFPALELLPEGAVRGDGPVFISYRQSDGTKLADSFEELARAAGLVVWRDHTDLRGGTTTDRLERALTQGLSGAVLITTPDIADSEIVRERELPRLLELDQASEFSLCIANAIPRAADETKCDYEAPDHLLRLAPRRVLADKKQTNVFQADGKLKIIRDLVMHRIEERKPTISQEGRPFTIKIQTRPASYAIDAGTEDLHIRVQAPENGRLPQHKGLMLLQQTFGLLGDAVHASGAQKIAVSGGAHLSVALALGAALPSTEFHELEVLDASGQTWHSSSGEGGEVPQIRTETLLQSDSPSAKSRVAVFVTLSPQVDHAAFQNLIEHGPGFDIAVALSAGDRHIDPSVAGCFSRALMSKVREVASAFGRSEVHLAYHGPYGLGVLLGRYLNTLRTVVYEWAGDLSGDNRYVPVMTLEPGVGGGPIVEVNLTDS